TCCTGCTGGGACAGCGCTGGACGGTGCTGGACCCGCTGGCCTCCATCGCGGTCGGCGCCATGCTGGTCAAGGTGGCCTGGGACCTGCTTGGGCCCAGCGTCGGCGAGCTCACGGACAGTTCCCTGCCGGCCGACACGGAGGAGGAAATGCTCCGGATCATCCGGAGCGTCGAGGGTGTGGAAGATCCGCACAACCTGCGTACCCGCCATGTGGGCAACCGCATCGCGGCCGAGGTCCACATCCGCCTGGACGGGACCCAGAGCCTCGCCGAGGCCCACGAGAAGGCCACGGAGGTCGAACGCCGCTTCAAGGAGCGCTTCGGCGCCCAGTCCCATCTCATCGTCCACATGGAGCCCCGGAAGAGGTAACAATCAGCGATTTTTGCATTTTTTTCAGAAAGTTCTTGCATAATTCAAATATATCGTCTACTTTTGTATCGGCTTACGATATAACGAACGCCGAGACAAATTATGGGAACTAACAATCAAGCACTGACTGAAGCAGTATTTTACATCCTGCTTGCCTTGCAGAAGCCCCTCCACGGATACGGGATCATGCAAGAGACTTCCGAGCTGAGCAACGGCCGGCTCATCCTCTCCGCCGGCACCCTGTATGGCGCCATCTCCACCCTGATCGACAAGGGATGGATCAAGCCCTACGGCGTGGAAGCGGACCGCCGCAAGGAGTACATCATCACCGACGAGGGCAAGCGCGTCCTCGTGGCGGAACTGGACAGGCTCCAGGAACTCGTAGACAACGGAAACAAACACATTAACAGATAAAACCATGAAAAGCACATTCAGAATCAACTGGTTCGTCGATTTCGACAAAGAAGAGCAGTGGCTCAACAAACTTTCTTCCCAGGGCCTGTGCTTCTGGCACACCAACGGCCTCCTCTACCGGTTCAAGGAGTGCAAGCCGGGCGAATTCACCTTCCAGATCGACTTCGACGAGAAGAAATCCTCCTCCAACGAGGACTACGTCGTGTTCCGCTCCGGCTGCGGCGACCAGTTCGTCCACCAATACAGGGACAAGATCTACTGGAAGCGCGCCGCTTCGCAAGGCCCGTTCGAGAGCGAGGACAACGTCCAGGCCAAGCTCCGGATGACCAACAAGGCGTACAACTTCCACGTCAAGCACCTCCTCGGCCTGACGCTGATCATGGCCTTCGGCGCCTTCATCTGCTTCCCGCTGGGACATTTCATCCTGCCGGAGTCCCTGCTCGCCACGCAGGTCGCCACCTTGGGACTGGGCCTCGCCGGCGGCATCCTGCTCGCCGAGTGCATCCTGCTGGTGCCGGCCATCAACAAACTTCGTAAGAAAATGGGTGAATTGATCAAAAGAGCCATCTAGTATTAGTTGTGTCCTCCTTTTCTTTCATGTGGTTCCGGGCTTCATCGCCCGGATTTTTTTGTATATCTCCCCCAATGTCACGGCAGTAAGTTTTGAAAATTATTTAATAATGTGTAATTTCGCGGCGAGTTTAGTAAAGTGTTTTACCTGACAGCCGGCAAGGGGCCGGCTTAGATGTATTTAGTATGGACTTCAAAGTTGGTTTCAAACCCAAGCTGTTCTCGACGTTCAAGAACGGTTACAACAAGCAGACGCTCGTCCAGGACCTGCTCGCAGGTATCATCGTCGGCATCGTGGCGCTGCCGCTCGCCATCGCGTTCGGCATCGCATCCGGCGCCACGCCGGAGGCCGGCATCCTGACGGCCATCGTGGCCGGTTTCATCATTTCCTTCTTTGGTGGCAGCAAGGTGCAGATCGGCGGTCCGACCGGCGCTTTCATCGTCATCGTCTATGGCATCATCCAGCAATATGGCATGAGCGGCCTGGCAATTGCGACCTTTATGGCCGGCGCTTTCCTGATCCTGATGGGTGTGCTCCACCTGGGCACGATCATCAAATATATCCCCTACCCGATCGTCGTGGGCTTCACCAGCGGTATCGCCCTGACGATCTTCGCGACCCAGATCAAGGACCTCTTCGGCCTACAGATCGAGAGCGTCCCGGCCGGTTTCCTGGACAAATGGGCCGTCTATTTCCAGCACTTCGACACCGTGAACTGGTGGACGCTCCTGATCGGCGTGTGCAGCATCCTGGTCATCGTGTTCATGCCCAAGATCAGCCGCCGCATCCCGGGTTCGCTCGTGGCCATCATCCTGATGACGGTTGTCGCGCTCATCCTTAAGCGCCTGGGCATCAGCGGCATCGAGACCATCGGCGACCGCTTCACGATCTCCTCCAGCCTGCCGCAGCCGGCCGTCCCCAGCCTCAGCTGGGAGACCGTCACCCGCCTGGCGCAGCCGGCGATGGTGATCGCCATGCTGGGCGCCATCGAGTCGCTGCTCTCCGCGGCCGTGGCCGACGGTGTGATCGGCGACCGCCACGACAGCAACCAGGAACTGGTCGCGCAGGGCATCGCCAACATGGTCACCCCGCTCATCGGCGGCATCCCCGCCACGGGCGCCATCGCCCGTACGATGACGAACATCAACAACGGCGGTCGCACGCCTGTCGCGGGCATCGCGCACGCCATCGTCCTGGCACTGATCTACCTGTTCCTGATGCCGCTCGTGCAGTACATCCCCATGTCCTGCCTCGCCGGCGTGCTGGTGGTCGTGTCCTATAATATGAGCGAATGGCGCAGCTTCAAGGCCATCCTCAAGAATCCCAAATCCGACATCATCGTCCTGCTGGTCACCTTCTTCCTGACCGTGATCTTCGACCTGACCGTCGCCATCGAGGTGGGCGTGCTGATCGCCTGCCTGCTCTGCATGAAGCGGATGGCCGAGACGACCAACGTCTCCGTGCTCAGCGACGAGATCGACCCGACCGCCGACACCGACGTGCAGGGCAACCTGGAGCACCTCACCATCCCGGAAGGCGCCAAGGTCTACGAGATCAACGGTCCCTACTTCTTCGGCATCGGCAACAAGTTCGAGGAAATGATGGGCGACATGGGCGGCCGCGCCAGGGTCCGCATCATCCGGATGCGCAAGGTGCCGTTCATCGATTCCACCGGCGTGCACAACCTCTCCAACATGTGCCGCATGTGCTCCCAGATGGGTGTCAAGGTGGTGCTTTCCGGCGTCAACCCGACCGTGATGAAGGTTCTCGAGAACGCCGGCATGGACGAAATCGTGGGCAAGGACAACATCTGCAGCCACATCAACATCGCCCTCAAGCGCGCTGAAGAGATCCTCGCGGAAGAAAAATAATCAGACTATCTCCATCCCGGCTATCGTTTTTTTCGATTGCCGGGCTTCAAAGATTTTCTATCTTTGCAATCGGGAATAACGATTAACATTGAGCGCTGCGATTAGCGCGAGCGATTGCCGTTATAGAAACAAACACGAACCAAAGCTTTCCCATCGTGTAGAGTGAACCTACCTTTGCATTGTCGAAACGACGACGAAGTAATTTTGTTTCACTTAACACAAAACAACATGAAAGCATTGATCATTATCTTAGCTTGCCTCGGACTCGCAGTGGTCCTCAGAATCGCGGACGTACTCATCTCGCGCAAACCTATCAACAGCGTCGGTGCGAAGGCCAACGACAAATCCAAGGACATGCCGAAGATTGACATCAACGATCCGGCGTCCGTCGCGGAAGCCGTGGCGCACTACAAGGACCTTGAAGACTAATCATTATCTTATATGGAACTCCGGCAGCTCAAGTATTTCGTAAAGACGGCGGAAACGCTCAACTTCTCCGAAGCCGCGCGCGCACTCTTTGTCACCCAGAGCACCCTCTCCCAGCAGATCAGACAGCTGGAGGAAGAGATGGGCACCGAGCTCTTCCAGCGTGACAGCCACAGCGTCAGCCTCACCGAGAGCGGCGAGCACCTGCTGCCCATTGCGAAGCACACGCTCCAGGACGCCGAAGACTGCTATACGCAGATCAGCGACCTCAAGCAGATGCTGTCCGGAGTTCTCAACATCGGCATCACGTACACTTTCGCACCGGTCCTCACCGAGACCGTCGGAGAATTCACCAAACAATATCCGGGCGTCAAACTCAACATCATCTGCCAGACGATGGCCGCGCTGCTCGAAATGCTCAAGCGGCGGGAGGTGGACTTCGTCCTCTGCTTCAGGCCCAACGTCGTGGACGACGAGATTGAATCACACGCACTGTTTGACAACCAGCTGTCCGTCATCCTGAGCAAGGAGCATCCGCTTGCGGGCCGGGAGTCGCTCTCCCTGGACGACATCCGCCCGCAGCGCATTGCGATGCCGGCCAAGGAGACGCAGGCCCGCAACGCCTTCGACAGCATGTTTCCCGGCGAATTGCAGCGGCTTGACGTACAGGTTGAGATCAACGAAGTCAATGTCCTGCTGGATCTGATCCGGGCCACCCAGATGATTACCTTCCTGTCCGAAGCCACGCTCTACCAGAAAGGAGGCCTCAAGGCCATCCCGTTGGAGGCGCCCAACACCCAGATGGAAGGCTGCGTACACACCCTCAAGAAAGTCTACCGCAAACGTGCCGCCGATGAGTTCATCCGCATCCTCAGCCAATCCAACGCTGTGATGGAGCGGGCTCATAACTGGCTCAAATGACACTCGCATTATCGATCATCATCCTCTGCACCGTCATCGCCCTCGGAAAGATACTCGGCAGGTGCAAACTCTTTGGAATCTCACTCGGCGTCACCTGGATCCTCTTTGTCGGGATCGTGTTCGCCCACTATGGATATATCCTTGACCCCCAGCTGCTGCATTTCGTCAAGGAATTCGGCCTGATCCTGTTCGTCTATTCCATCGGCATGCAGGTCGGCCCCAGTTTTTTCTCCAGCTTCCGCTCAGGCGGCGTCAAGCTGAATCTTCTCGCC
This Bacteroidales bacterium WCE2004 DNA region includes the following protein-coding sequences:
- a CDS encoding Transcriptional regulator PadR-like family protein gives rise to the protein MGTNNQALTEAVFYILLALQKPLHGYGIMQETSELSNGRLILSAGTLYGAISTLIDKGWIKPYGVEADRRKEYIITDEGKRVLVAELDRLQELVDNGNKHINR
- a CDS encoding sulfate permease, SulP family, whose product is MDFKVGFKPKLFSTFKNGYNKQTLVQDLLAGIIVGIVALPLAIAFGIASGATPEAGILTAIVAGFIISFFGGSKVQIGGPTGAFIVIVYGIIQQYGMSGLAIATFMAGAFLILMGVLHLGTIIKYIPYPIVVGFTSGIALTIFATQIKDLFGLQIESVPAGFLDKWAVYFQHFDTVNWWTLLIGVCSILVIVFMPKISRRIPGSLVAIILMTVVALILKRLGISGIETIGDRFTISSSLPQPAVPSLSWETVTRLAQPAMVIAMLGAIESLLSAAVADGVIGDRHDSNQELVAQGIANMVTPLIGGIPATGAIARTMTNINNGGRTPVAGIAHAIVLALIYLFLMPLVQYIPMSCLAGVLVVVSYNMSEWRSFKAILKNPKSDIIVLLVTFFLTVIFDLTVAIEVGVLIACLLCMKRMAETTNVSVLSDEIDPTADTDVQGNLEHLTIPEGAKVYEINGPYFFGIGNKFEEMMGDMGGRARVRIIRMRKVPFIDSTGVHNLSNMCRMCSQMGVKVVLSGVNPTVMKVLENAGMDEIVGKDNICSHINIALKRAEEILAEEK
- a CDS encoding LysR family transcriptional regulator, cyn operon transcriptional activator; this translates as MELRQLKYFVKTAETLNFSEAARALFVTQSTLSQQIRQLEEEMGTELFQRDSHSVSLTESGEHLLPIAKHTLQDAEDCYTQISDLKQMLSGVLNIGITYTFAPVLTETVGEFTKQYPGVKLNIICQTMAALLEMLKRREVDFVLCFRPNVVDDEIESHALFDNQLSVILSKEHPLAGRESLSLDDIRPQRIAMPAKETQARNAFDSMFPGELQRLDVQVEINEVNVLLDLIRATQMITFLSEATLYQKGGLKAIPLEAPNTQMEGCVHTLKKVYRKRAADEFIRILSQSNAVMERAHNWLK